CATTCTCGTTATTCCTGCTTGGAAGCACCACTCTTTTCTCTCTAGTCCAAATGGATGTACCAATCTCTGCAATTGGGTTCGAAGGTTATGAGAAGAGGCTCGAGATTACTTTTTCTGAGCCTGGAATATTTGCTGATCCTGGAGGCCGTGGCCTTCGATCTCTGTCCAAATTCCAACTGGATGAAATTTTGGAACCAGCTCAATGCACCATTGTGTCTTCACTAAAGAATGATGAAGTAGACTCCTATGTTCTATCAGAATCAAGCCTCTTTGTGTACCCTTACAAAATTATATTGAAAACTTGTGGGACTACCAAACTGCTGCTTTCCATCCCACCTATCCTTAAGCTGGCTGGTATACTTGGTCTTGCTGTGAGTTCCGTGAGATACACTCGTGGAAGTTTCATTTTCCCTGGCGCGCAGCCATTTCCGCACCGCAACTTTTCTGAAGAAGTTGCTGTTCTCGATAACCATTTTAGCAAACTTGGTCTGAGTAGTAAGGCCTATGTGATGGGTGATTCTGATGACCTTGAGAAATGGCACGTTTACTCTGCTTGTGCCAGTGGGACTAGTGGTTTGAGCCCTGTTTACACCCTAGAGATGTGCATGACGAATTTGGACCGAAAGAAGGCTTCTGTGTTTTTCAAGAACCAATCAAGCTCTGCATCTGTTATGACTGAAGTGTCTGGAATCAGAAAAATCCTTCCGCATTCTGATATATGTGATTTCGATTTTGATCCCTGTGGTTACTCGATGAATGCAATAGAAGGCGGTGCAATCTCTACAATTCACATCACACCAGAAGATGGCTTCAGTTATGCAAGTTTTGAAGCAGTGGGCTACGATTTTAATCGAGAAGATTTGTCTCTACTACTGGAGAGAGTGTTGGCTTGCTTCCAGCCAGCAAAATTCTCTGTTGCTCTGCATTCAGCTGTTGCTCGGAAGGACCTTGATTCTGAGTTTACTCTATGTATGAAGGGATATGGCTGTGGAGAACGAAACTGTGAAGCACTTGGCAATGGAGGATCCATAATGTACTGCAGCTTCACTAGCTCAAGGAGCTGCGGATCACCCAGGTCCATTCTGCAATCATGTTGGAGTGAGAATGAGGATGAGGAAGTTAAGAAATAATTTATGCTTCGTACTAGATTTGGTTTTTCACCGTTTTTATATTTCCATAAATGTCGAACAGTTTACTGTATGTTTCTTGATTGTCGAGCATTTTCTGCGTTGGATTTTGAGTTTGAACGTTGTGGTATGAATAAATATATCGCTTGTGTGTTGTAACTTTTCACTACCGTTGGATAAAAAATACATGTTAATCTGGTGTTTCTGTTCAAGCATGCATCCCTGATTTAAGACTGCTATTATGTTTCGAGGTTGAGTTCAATTGTGCTACACTGTGTTTCATGTTTCACGCCAAAAATGAATTGGCTTTTTTAGAGATTTGAACATTCCATTCGGCGCCATGAAAAGATTTCCAATGGCTAATTTGTACGCCCAAGAAATTGGCACCTGTCTTGGCCTTTTTCACGGTGGTTTGATGCGTAAGAATTAGAATAAGATTCCAGCCCACTGTCGTCGTGGAAGCCAAAGCAGAATGGATGGTGACCGCTGTCACAACcataattttcatatttatatatattaataaaaattgtaattttatgATTGTAAGTTCACATGTCGTTTTAGTAAATATAATTCGTCAATGTTTATTGGATTTTTTGGGGGGGTTTTTTGAGTCAAAAGTCacgaattttattaaatattatttatttgacacTAATTTGTAACTCTTCTAACAAGATTAAGTATATATTATacactttaaaataaatttaaacaaaaacaaagATAACAAATAAAGTAAAATGTCACTTAATATTTTAAAGTGAGGAAAAAAGcacttgttattttattttatttttatagattttaatatgtatagtatatgttttattttcgtTATACAAATCTCAGAATTTATCAatgtcaaatatcaattttaataGATTTAATGGCTGAGAAAAATGGATTACAAAAAAATAAGTTTGTGTGAGAAAAATATTAACAAATTACATGATTAAAACCTCGAAACATACTAATTTGTATGATCTGCAATTTTATCTATATGTTATTATATACATCTTCCCCACATGACTTTATCTATATATACCGATAGAAAAATCATAATCATACTGGCTGAAGAAGAGTTTTACGCTTATGTCATAAGATAAATTCGATCCTGAGATATTCAACGTACCTTCTGTACTTAAGTTAAAAAATCTATCAACAAACTTGTCTGTCGTCTACGTACGTAAAACAACAGACGAAGCATAATTATGGGATAGAATCAAGTTTATCTATATCAAGTTTtggacccaaaaaaaaaaaaagatattacCCGATATAACAGGATCTGGGTAGTCCGTATAAATTTGAGTAACTAATCACAAAGTAAAATGAGTGGTGTCGAGACGCCAAGTGATGTGGTTCGAATAGTATTTCACTAATTTTGTTGAACCAGAGACAAACGTGCATGAGAAGATATTTTCAACAAACGATATTTCCTAGTATATTGCCCTTTGAATCGATCATATATACAATTAGTAACAAAAAATCCCTATATTGATTCTATGTACAACACACTTGGCGAACATCGAGCATGCCCCAAAATGCTATAAATACCAGCTGCCACAAGTCTACAACCTCATCGATCTAACTAATTAGAAAATGGATAATTCACAGAACATGAGCTACCAAGCCGGCCAAGCCAAGGGCCAAGCACAGGTGTTTACTTTGCTCTCTTTAAGTAAAATGAAGCGTCAAAAATCCAATTcgcattaaagatttctctctCACTGCAGGAAAAATGTAGCCAGATGACGGACAAGGCTAGTAACGCTGCACAATCGGCTAAGGAATCAATGCAGGAGGTAATCTTTCCACGATGCTCACCACTTACGTTAGACGCACCATGAACTATTCATGATATTTAGACAGCGGAAACATACCAAGAGTTTTCATACTTCATTTTTTACtttcaagtatatatatatatatatatgctaatATGGGTCCTGATACTGTGTCGATAACATGACGATTTCGTGGACGTTTAGGCTGGACAGCAGATGAAGGCTAAGGCGCAAGGTGCGGCTGAATCTGTCAAGAATGCCACTGGCATGAACAAGTGACGGCTGCATGGtctgatttcatgtttttagttattttttttttttttcatgttcCATTGGGATTTAAAGTTGGAGTTTTATTTTGGCCATTTTGAGTTGCTTTGTGGTTGGAGTTTTGAGAACATTGTGTGCatgttttctatttattttaaataaatattaatcttCCCTCAAGTTcttcaatatattatttttttccaatttatGGTGAAAAATTAAGTTGTGCATGTCGATGGATCAAGGCGAGTTTCGAGACTCAATTGTAACAATATATTCCACTAGCTAGAAAATTTAGATGATCATTTAGCCTAATTTCCTAATTTATTTCGCACATatttataacaaaacaataaacGTGTACAATTTCAGTTTTCTAAAAATTATGATTAATGACACTAACCACACGTAACTCAACAAaactctaaaaaaaaaattataatattctgACAAGTATAGGCAAaccaaaattttataattaaggtaaataattaattaacgagcCGATAATTGTGGCTTGTACTGGTGATATTTCATATCCGGAAGGTAAATTTTAAGGTCGCATAATTAATATGTGCTTTATTAGaaattagaattttttttaaaaaaaaaattctgattAATATGAAATGACCTAAGATTAATTGTTTCATGGTTCAACATGAGAGCCGTTAGGCCAAGAAAGCTAATTTGGCAATCAATTATTTAGAAGACTTCTTACAAGTTGTTAAGATAGAGTGATTGTTTAGAATGATGTGTTGAATAAACAATCATACTAATTTGTTTGAAATTCGTTGGAGGTAACAACtttgaattttgtaattttCGTCAAGTAAATGTCTGATTATGTGCGATAATTTATGTACGGAAAGAAGCTAGACTGACAGATTGAACACTTTAAAATGACTAATTAAGAAAAACAATTGGGTTATCAAGAGTAGACTGACTGAAATGTAAATAACACAAAAATGTTTTTGGATGTTCGGATATTTGAGCAACTTCTATGTCAATCCTTTTTCCGCGTGGAAAAGATATTTAGTAGAAGACTTTGGAAAATACAACTACTCGATTCAATTAAGCTTTATCACTgtctaactgaaactcttatttTAGCTTACTTACTTAAAAAAACACCGAATAGTACATTATATCTAAGTTTACAAGTATTTCCAAATGTAAAAAGTACAAATTGATTCTTAATGATGTCATCTTTTACTTAAGTGTGTGCTAAGAAGACTTACATATGTTGGGCAACTGGCCGACTTAAATATTTGACCTATTAGGATAATTTCAGAGCGCTTAACCGATTTACAAGTTCTTATATTTATATACTTTGATCCAATGGTCagtaaaatcaaatattatattcGTTCTAAATATGATATTCATTAATCTCGTCTTTCTCATGATATTGTCCTTTCTGACAAATTGTACCATGTAGGTAGTGCTAATGAATTTCTGACAATTCAGTTACTGTTTGTACGAAATAATTTATCCAATAATTCAGTTTTGTAACTTTGAGCATTCTAATTGATTCTTCAAAAAATATCCTTTTAATTTAACTCAGCTATCTTTTAGTTCAATTGCTCACCGAGCGTCAGTTCGGTAGGCTTAGATAATCTGTATATGCTCTGCAATTGGCTCTGCCAATGCCATGGAGAAAGGAGCGCAGTAATGTATATCTTGAATGACGTACTTTGAATGCAATGGTTTCGAAATCACCTTGGCCCAACTCGAGTTTAAAGCCTGCAATGTACCTTCTTTGACACCAAATAGCGGAAGAGGAACGCGTGCATCAATAATTTTTCCTTCAATAAAAATCAGATGACCATTTTTGTCCCTGCCCACAATCCTCACAGTGAAGCGATCCATAGATTCAAGGACTGCGGCATTCACATTAATTCTTTAAGAATAGAATGTGTATTTTGTTGTAAGCCGTGAGTGATTTGTTGAGGAGATAACATTCGGTAGTGTTCTCCAATAACATCCTTCCATGATTGTGTCTTTTCATGGAAAACTAACTAGTTTCGATCACTTCAAAacttgtgtgttttttttaaaaacttttaaCACTTGTGCTTGACATAATGTTTGGGATAAGCATGAAAGATAGAGAGAAGAACTGAGATGGGAGGGACGGTCTTTCGAAAAGCTCTCGTACGTCAAGCTACTTATGTTGTGTTGTATAATTCCTTACATGATAtaaattaaagatttttaacAATCAGACATAAAAcctaagagtaggtctcatgtgagatcgtctcacggatcttaatatgtgagactggtcaaccctatggatattcacaataaaaagtaatacttttagcatagaaagtaatactttttcatggatgacccaaattagaggtccgtctcacaaatacaacccgtgagaccgtctcacacaagtttttgcctaaatctAAAGACATGAGATAAATGtgccatttttttaaaagagaTTTGATTTTTACATACAAGGCAAAAGGATGATAAATACAAATTACCCGAATAAAGTTATTTGGATGAAATGACCACACAGTTAGCTGGAGTAGTCCTCTAATATTTGACTATTTAGGGG
This is a stretch of genomic DNA from Primulina eburnea isolate SZY01 chromosome 11, ASM2296580v1, whole genome shotgun sequence. It encodes these proteins:
- the LOC140805093 gene encoding uncharacterized protein, translating into MDNSQNMSYQAGQAKGQAQEKCSQMTDKASNAAQSAKESMQEAGQQMKAKAQGAAESVKNATGMNK
- the LOC140806215 gene encoding S-adenosylmethionine decarboxylase proenzyme-like: MDVPISAIGFEGYEKRLEITFSEPGIFADPGGRGLRSLSKFQLDEILEPAQCTIVSSLKNDEVDSYVLSESSLFVYPYKIILKTCGTTKLLLSIPPILKLAGILGLAVSSVRYTRGSFIFPGAQPFPHRNFSEEVAVLDNHFSKLGLSSKAYVMGDSDDLEKWHVYSACASGTSGLSPVYTLEMCMTNLDRKKASVFFKNQSSSASVMTEVSGIRKILPHSDICDFDFDPCGYSMNAIEGGAISTIHITPEDGFSYASFEAVGYDFNREDLSLLLERVLACFQPAKFSVALHSAVARKDLDSEFTLCMKGYGCGERNCEALGNGGSIMYCSFTSSRSCGSPRSILQSCWSENEDEEVKK